ATGGCTCCTGGTTGGCTCCAGAATGGCTCCTCCAAGGCCCCAGCATGGAAGAGCTCCTGTACTGTGTTGCCTTAGTAACCGATGGCTCCTGGTTGGCTCCAGAATGGCTCCTCCAAGGCCCCAGCACGGCAGAGCTCCTGTACTGTGTTGCCTTAGTAACCGATGGCTCCTGGTTGGCTCCAGAATGGCTCCTCCAAGGCCCCAGCACGGCAGAGCTCCTGTACTGTGTTGCCTTAGTAACCGATGGCTCCTGGTTGGCTCCAGAATGGCTCCTCCAAGGCCCCAGCACGGCAGAGCTCCTGTACTGTGTTGCCTTAGTTCCCGATGGCTCCTGGTTGGCTCCAGAATGGCTCCTCCAAGGCCCCAGCACGGCAGAGCTCCTGTACTGTGTTGCCGTAGTAACAGCTGGTATCTTTACTCTCTCCTGTGTCGTGGTAATAAACCGGTTCCCATTTGATCgctagcttctttttttttttagatgatAAATAAAAAGATACAACGATAGGTGTGCTGGCCTCGATGCTCTTGATGGCtgtagcatgctagctagctgcaGAGATCAACAACTCTGTATTAGCAGGGAGCTAATACGACCGTTACATTTAGAGTATGCTAGCTAACTGCAGAGATCAACAACTCTGTATTAGCAGGGAGCTAATATACATTTAGAGTATGCTAGCTAACTGCAGAGATCAACAACTCTGTATTAGCAGGGAGCTAATACGATCGTTACATTTAGAatatgctagctagctgcagAGAACAACAACTCTGTATTAGCAGGGAGCTAATATACATTTAGAGTATGCTAGCTAACTGCAGAGATCAACAACTCTGTATTAGCAGGGAGCTAATATACATTTAGAGCGTGCTAGCTAGCTGCAGAGAACAACAACTCTGTAATAGCAGGGAGCTAATATACATTTAGAGTATGCTAGCTAACTACAGAGAACAACAACTCTGTATTAGCAGGGAGCTAATATACATTTAGAGTATGCTAGCTATCTGCAGAAATCAACAACTCTGTATTAGTAGAGAGCTAATATACATTTAGAGCGTGCTAGCTAGCTGCAGAGAACAACAACTCTGTAATAGCAGGGAGCTAATATGACCGACAGCCCTACTGCCTACAGCCCTACTGCCCTACCTCCCTACTGCCTTACTGCCCTACATCCCTACTGCCTACAGCcctactgcctactgcctacAGCCCTACTGCCCTACTGCCCTACTCTCTACAGCCCTACTGCCTACTGCcctactgcctactgcctacAGCCCTACTGCCCTACTGCCCTACTGCCTACTGCCCTACTGCCCTACTGCCCTACTCTCTACAGCCCTACTGCCTACAGCCCTACTGCCCTACTGCCTACTGCCCTACTACCTTACTGCATACAGCCTTAATGCCCACAGCCCAATTGCCCTACTGCCTTACTGCCTACAGCCCTACTGCCTACAGCCCTACTGCCTACAGCCCTACTGCCTGCAGCCCTGCTTCCTACAGGCCTACTGCCTAAAGCCCTACTGCCTAAAGCCCTGCTGCTCTACAGCCCTACTGCCTACAGCCCTACTGCCTACAGCCCTACTGCCTGCAGCCATGCTTCCTACAGGCCTACTGACTACAGCCCTACtgcctacagcctacagcccTACTGCCTACAGCCCTACTGCCTACAGCCCTACTTCCCTACTGCCTACAGCCCTACTTCTCTGTTGATAGCTGTGTTCTACTGGCTTAGGGGctggacctctcctctcctctcctctcctctcccctcccctcccctcccctcccctcccctcccctcccctcccctcccctcccctcccctcctcttctcttctcttctcttctcttctcttctcttctcttctcttctcttctcttctcttctcttctcttctcttctcttctcttctcttcccttcccttcccttcccttcccttcccttcccttctcttctcttctcttctcttctcttctcttctcttctcttctcttctcttctcttctcttctcttctcttctcttctcttcccttcccttctcttctcttctcttctcttcccttcccttcccttcccttcccttcccttctcctctcctctcctctcctgggtGGAGGGAGTCTTAGTGTAAGAGGTTTCCCCTGgttgcagtctgtctgtctgtctcatacaAAGGCAGTGAAATATACATCCATCAGATATATTATTGAACgataggagagacagaaagaaaatgagagaggggggagagggagaagagaataggagagagagaggagagagagagggggagagagggagaagagaagaggagagagagaggggagagagagaggggacagagagggagaaggggagcgagagagagagggagaaggggagcgagagagagggagaaggggtagagagagagaggggacagagagggagaagagaagaggagagagagaggggggagagagggagaagaggagcgagagagagagagagagaaggggtagagagagagaggggggagagagggagaaggggggagaaggggtagagagagagagagagagatagagaaggggtagaaatatatagagagagtggGTGGGTGGAAGCCAGTTTCATCTCTCTGCACgctcaaataataatataaatgatGATATTTTAAGAAACAtgaagagagaagaaaggagaggagaggagggcgatAGGgaaatgaaaggagaggagggtgatacagagaggagaggagaggagaggagaggagaggagaggagaggagaggagaggagaggagaggagaggagaggagagtgatacagaaatgagaagaggagaggagaggagaggagaggagaggagaggagagtgatacagaaatgagaagaggagaggagaggagaggagaggagaggagagtgatacagaaatgagaggagaggagaggagagtgatacagaattttttttttttattttacctttattttactaggcaagtcagttaagaacaaattcttattttcaatgacggcctaggaacagtgggttaactgcctgttcaggggcagaacgacagatttgtaccttgtaccttcagggtttgaacttgcaaccttccggttactagtccaacgctctaaccactaggctaccctgagaagaggagaggagaggagaggagaggagaggagaggagagtgatacAGAAATGAGaagaggagataagaggagaggattagaggagaggattagaggagaggattagaggagaggagaggagaggagaggagagtagaggagaggagaggagaggagaggagaggagaggagaggagaggagaggagaggagaggacaagaggagaggagaagagaggagagaagaggagaggagagtgatagagaaatgagaggggaggagataaaaggagaggagaggagaatatttatttttttaatttttttaatttcacctttatttaaccaggtaggctagttgagaacacctttatttaaccaggtaggccagttgagaacacctttatttaaccaggtaggctagttgagaacaagttctcatttgcaactgcgacctggccaagataaagcatagcagtgtgaacagacaacacagagttacacatggagtaaacaattaacaagtcaataacacagtagaaaaaaaagagagtctatatacattgtgtgcaaaaggcatgagaaggtaggcgaatagttacaattttgcagattaacactggagtgataaatgatcagatggtcatgtacaggtagagatattggtgtgcaaaagagcagaaaagtaaataaatataaacagtatggggatgaggtaggtaaaaatgggtgggctatttaccgatagactatttacagctgcagcgattggttagctgctcagatagcagatgtttgaagttggtgagggagataaaagtctccaacttcagcgatttttgcaattcgttccagtcacaggcagcagagaactggaagaggagagataagaggataagaggagaggagaggagaggagaggagaggagaggagaggagagtgatagagaaatgagaggagaggagaggagaggataagagaggagaggagaggagaggagagtgatacagaaatgagaggagaggagaggagaggagaggagaggacaggagaggagaggagaatgatacagaaatgagaggagaggagggcagaggagaggagaggagaggagaggagaggagaggagaggagaggagaggagaggagaggagaggagaggagaggagaggagggtgataCAGAAATGAGAGGAGGGTGATACACCCAagacagagatatacagagagttATTCACAATCCTTGTTATACAGGACAGAGCTGTACAGGAAGTTATTCACAATCCCTGTTATagaggacagagatatacaggaagttattcccaatccttgttatacaggacagagatatacaggaagTTATTCCCAATCCCTGCTATACaggacagagatatacaggaagTTATTCCCAATCCTTGTtatacatagctcatctgtaaacagcccatccaatctaccctcatccccatactgtattgatttatttatcttgcacctcagtatctctacctgcacattcatctcctGCACatttaccattccagtgtttaattgctatgttgtaattactttgccaccatggcctatttattgccttacctctcttatctcacctcatttgcacatgatatatatatatatatatttgtactcTAGAGTAGAGGattgattgtatgttttgtttattccatgtgtaactctgttgttgttgttgttgtttgtgttgcgctgctttatcttggtcagggtcGCAGatgaaaatgagaacttgttctcagctggccgacctggtaaaataaaggcgaaatcaaaatatataaatatatatgtagagggggtctgggtgCTGATGGAGGTGTTGACTAGAGGGGGTCTGGGTGCTGATAGAGGTGTTGACTAGAGGGGGTCTTGGTGCTGATGGAGGTGTTGACTAGAGGGGGTCTGGGTGCTGATAGAGGTGTTGTGTAGAGGGGGTCTTGTTGCTGATAGAGGTGttgtgtagagggggtctgggtgCTGATAGAGGTGTTGACTAGAGGGGGTCTTGGTGCTGATAGAGGTGTTGTGTAGAGGGGGTCTTGTTGCTGATAGAGGTGttgtgtagagggggtctgggtgCTGATAGAGGTGttgtgtagagggggtctgggtgCTGATAGAGGTGTTGTGCAGAGGGGGTCTGGTTGCTGATATAGGTGTTGTGTAGAGGGGGTCTTGGTGCTGATAGAGGTGTTGTGTAGAGGGGTCTGGGTGCTGATGGAGGTGTTGACTAGAGGGGGCATGGGTGTTGATATAGGTGTTGTGTAGAGGGGGTCTTGGTGCTGATAGAGGTGttgtgtagagggggtctgggtgCTGATAGAGGTGttgtgtagagggggtctgggtgCTGATAGAGGTGTTGAGTAGATGGGGTCTGGGGGATGATATAGGTGttgtgtagagggggtctgggtgCTGATAGAGGTGTTGAGTAGAGGGGGTCTGGGTGCTGATGGAGGTGTTGTGTAGAGGGGGTCTTGGTGTTGTGTAGAGGGGGTCTTGGTGTTGTGTAGAGGGGGTCTTGGTGTTGTGTAGAGGGGGTCTTGGTGTTGTGTAGAGGGGGTCTTGGTGTTGTGTAGAGGGGGTCTTGGTGTTGTGTAGAGGGGGTCTTGGTGTTGTGTAGAGGGGGTCTTGGTGTTGTGTAGAGGGGGTCTTGGTGTTGTGTAGAGGGGGTCTTGGTGTTGTGTAGAGGGGGTCTTGGTGTTGTGTAGAGGGGGTCTTGGTGTTGTGTAGAGGGGGTCTTGGTGTTGTGTAGAGGGGGTCTTGGTGTTGTGTAGAGGGGGTCTTGGTGCTGATGGAGGTGTTGTGTAGagggggtcttggtgtgtttcagtcagctgtgtttcagtcagctgtgtgtcagtCAGCTGAGAGTCAGTCAGCTGTGTttcagtcagctgtgtgtcagtcagctgtgtttcagtcagctgtgtttcagtcagctgtgtttcagtcagctgtgtttcagtcagctgtgtttcagtcagctgtgtgtcagtcagtcagtcagtcagctgtgtttcagtcagctgtgtttcagtcagctgtgtgtcagtcagctgtgtgtcagtcagctgtgtgtcagtcagctgtgtttcagtcagctgtgtgtcagtcagctgtgtttcagtcagctgtgtttcagtcagctgtgtgtcagtcagctgtgtttcagtcagctgtgtgtcagtcagctgtgtgacagtcagctgtgtgacagtcagctgtgtttcagtcagctgtgtgtcagtcagtgtggtgttttaaccctctcacccctatggcctcttcctcctcctcctcctcctcttactccttctccccctcctctccctcctcctcctcttcctcctcttcctcctcctccctcctctccctcctcctcctcctccctcctccccctcctcctccctcctcctcttcctcctccccctctccctcctcctcttcctcctccctcctcctcctcgttaTTATCTAGTAATGCACTGGGAccatctgctctctgctctcccgttacctctccccccctctgtgtgtgtgtgtgtgtgtgtgtgtgtgtgtgtgtgtgtgtgtgtgtgaccactccAAGTGCAGAGAGAGACTCATACCGTATGGCTGACTGTCAGAAGGCATATTGTCACCTCATATTGTCACCTGAATGATTGTAGGTCTTAATCTGAATGTTTTTCTGATGGAGACAATGCTTTTCTGATTGAGTCAATTATTTTCTAATGGAGCCAATGCTTTTCTGATGGAGTCCATGGCTCCTCACCAGCAGGAGGCGTAATCACAAcgtaatatagcctacagtaaTGTCTCCTCACCAGCAGGGGGCGTAATCACCAGGTAATTATAGCCTACACTAATGGCTCCTCACCAGCAGGGGGCGTAATCACCAGGTAATATAGCCTAGAGTAATAATGTCTCCTCAATCAtcaggtaatatagcctacagtaaTGTCTCCTCACCAGCAGGGGGCGTAATCAccaggtaatatagcctacagtaaTGTCTCCTCACCAGCAGGGGGCGTAATCAtcaggtaatatagcctacagtaaTGTCTCCTCACCAGCAGGGGGAGTAATCATCAGGTAATATAGCCTGCACTAATGTCTCCTCACCAGCAGGGGGCGTAATCAccaggtaatatagcctacagtaaTGTCTCCTCACCAGCAGGGGGCGTAATCAccaggtaatatagcctacagtaaTGTCTCCTCAACAGCAGGGGGCGTAATCAccaggtaatatagcctacagtaaTGTCTCCTCACCAGCAGGGGGCGTAATCAccaggtaatatagcctacagtaaTGTCTCCTCACCAGCAGGGGGCGTAATCAccaggtaatatagcctacagtaaTGTCTCCTCACCAGCAGGGGGAGTAATCAccaggtaatatagcctacagtaaTGTCTCCTCACCAGCAGGGGGCGTAATCAccaggtaatatagcctacagtaaTGTCTCCTCACCAGCAGGGGGAGTAATCACCAGGTTATATAGCCTACAGTAATGTCTCCTCACCAGCAGGGGGCGTAATCAccaggtaatatagcctacagtaaTGTCTCCTCACCAGCAGGGGGAGTAATCACCTGTTGGCTGCGTACCTTTTTCAACACAATCTACAATACATGTCAATCTACATTTcataaggagggggaggtggggggggatGAACTCATGTGAGATTCGAAACCTTTGCCACAATCTGTGACAATTACCTATATGGACCTAGGCGTTTTACACATGACAGTTATTTTGACAAGTTGATCAAATCGTAGTTGGACGCTTCCGTGAACAAGTCTACCTACGTCGGCCATCTTTGATTGGCTGATCCGGGAACTTGTGCCA
This genomic stretch from Oncorhynchus clarkii lewisi isolate Uvic-CL-2024 chromosome 13, UVic_Ocla_1.0, whole genome shotgun sequence harbors:
- the LOC139423629 gene encoding uncharacterized protein — protein: MWKGSPPPVSCRPCHVATQSWMNMRGLTPHLMLTYPHHLVPAGQDPHHLVPTGQDPHHLVPAGQDPHHLVPAGQDPHHLVPAGQDPHHLVSVRTLTTWCRSGPSPPGAGQDPHHLVSGAPRPPLHNTKTPSTQHQDPLYTTPRPPLHNTKTPSTQHQDPLYTTPRPPLHNTKTPSTQHQDPLYTTPRPPLHNTKTPSTQHQDPLYTTPRPPLHNTKTPSTQHQDPLYTTPPSAPRPPLLNTSISTQTPSTQHLYHPPDPIYSTPLSAPRPPLHNTSISTQTPSTQHLYQHQDPLYTTPISTPMPPLVNTSISTQTPLHNTSISTKTPSTQHLYQQPDPLCTTPLSAPRPPLHNTSISTQTPSTQHLYQQQDPLYTTPLSAPRPPLVNTSISTQTPSTQHLYQQQDPLYTTPLSAPRPPLVNTSISTKTPSSQHLYQHPDPL